The genomic interval AATCCGCGAAGCACGCCCAGCTTCCACGCATGGCTCGGCTGCCTGGCCAAGTCATTCGTGCAGTACAACCTGGTCAGGCAGAGGGCAATTCCTCAGGGGAGTTCCACGGCGGCCCCGAGTACACCTTCCCCAGCCTCCGCCTGACCGGTAGCCCGGCCATGAGACCAGGCAACGCCGACATGTCGATCAGCGCGTGGAGGAGCATGCTGATCCGAGCCATCCGCAAGATGGAGGAGACTGGAGAGATCCAGGGCCAGGTCCGGGACCCCCATCAACGCGGTGGATCCCATCTCCCTCAAGCACAACGCCCGCCATCCGACGAAGAGCTGGACGCGATCCAGGAAGAGATCGGCGGCCGCTGGGTATCCACCATGTTCAAAGAGACCATTCCCGGCCGCTTCACCTTCCGCGTCACCCTTCGACTTCGTAGAGGATTTGAGGGCGGGTCCCGAGGCGCTCCGCGGCGTTCCTGCGGATCACGACGGTATCCGCCCAACGCCCGTAGCTCACGCCATCCAGGGATCCGCTCGCGCGCAGCATCATCACGCTGTTCTCTTTCAACTCGACGCCCAGGAGGTGCGTGTCGCGAAGGCCGAGGGCCAATGGCCCGTCGTCGCCGGTTCCCCGCCCGTGCATGCTGAGGGTCGTCTGCAATCGCCCGTCCAAGGCTGTCTGATTGGCGCGGCTGAAGACGTCGGCCACGGTCATCCCGGCCCTGAGGATCGACAGGGCATTGTTGAACGTGTCGAAGATGGCACGATGGACGTCCTCGAGCTCCCGAGGCGCCTTGCCGAAGTAAAAGCACGGATCGATCTGCGAAATGTAGCCGCCCCACCGCCCGTCGATCTCCACAGAGAGGAAGTCGCCAGGCTGGAATGATCGGAAGGACGGCTGTTCCACGCGGTGGTAGACGTTCGGGAACGGACCGCAGGTCCAGCCGAACATCGGGGTTACGCTGCCGCCCTCCCGCGCATTGGTCGCCCACATCTGGGCAAAGACGCGCCGCTCGGGCACCCCGACGTGGGCATAGTCCAGGATGGTCTGGAGGATCTTTTCGCCGAGCAGCGTGCCTTTGCGGAGGAAGTCGATCTCCTCGGCGCTCTTCTGGAAGCGCGCCTCGCCAAGCAACTCGGTGGCCGAGACGACCGCCGCGTTCGGGAACGCCCGCTTGATCATTTCGACGGACTGCCAGTTGACCTCGCCCTCGCCCTCGCGACAGTGGGCCAGGACGCCCCCGGTGAGCCCTGGAATGCCGATGGTCCCCCGCTCGAAGCCGATCTCGCGCAGCCGGTCGATGATGACTCGGCCGCCCGTCCCCCGGGTCGCGGCGCGAATGTCGGTAAACCAGTTCGACGACGGCCAAACACCACCGCGCGACAGCCAGGCCGTCGGCTCGTTCTCCAGCGGGAATAGGACGACCGTCTCGTCCGCGGCCTCGCCGAGCTGGGTTAGATAGAGGGCGTCCGCCGCGCCGCGATTGTGGCTGTTGGAGCATGGGAGCACGGCGAGGACGTCGACGCCGTCACGCCTCATCAGCGACCGCACCTTGGCCCACCGTCGATCCCGCTCGCGGGTGGAGAACACCACGTTGCTCCAGGCGCGCGACCACTTCTCGGCCATCAATGCTCTCCGCTCATGCCAGCTCGTAGAGGTACTGGGGGTGGGCGCCGAGCCGCTCGGCGCCCCAGGATCGGATCGCGACCGTCTCACCCCAGTTCCCGCCGTAGCCCTTGCCATCGACGGTCGCGCTCGGCTTGATCACCATGACGCAGTTTTCTTTCATCTCGATCGCCCGCAGCTCTGGGGTGAGCCGCCCCGTTACCAGCGGTCCATCGTCGCCCGTCCCGCGGCCGTGCATGGTCAGGCGAGCGACGCCGCGCCCCCCCATGCCCTCGACCGTGCCGATCTCCAGCAGCTCTCCTACCGTGACGCCTGGTTTGAGGGCGGCGAAGACCCGGTTGAACGACTCGTAGGCGAGCTTCATCCCATCCCTAAGGTCCTGGGCGGCTCTGCCCAGGGCGAACGTCTGGTCGATCTGCGCGATGTAGCCGCCCCAACGCCCGTCAATCTCCACCGTGAGCTGATCGCCGGGGCGAAATACGCGGAAGGTTGGCTGCTCGATCCGGTGGTATACGTTCCCTTGGGGCCCGCTGATCCAGCCGAACATGGGCTCGAACGAGCCTCCTGCCTCGCCGTAGGTGGCAAGCATCTCCGCCCATACGGCCCGCTCAGCGACCCCGGGCCTCGCGTGCTCGACGATGGCGCCGAGCACCTTGTCGGCGATGGCGGTCCCCCGGCGCAGGAAGTCGATCTCCGCTTCGCTCTTCTGGTAGCGTGCCTCGCCGAGGAGGTCGGTCGCCGAGACGACCTTGGCGTTCGGCAGCTCCCGCTTGATGATCTCCACGGACTGCCAGTTCTGCTCGCCCTCGGTAATGCGGCAGTGGGAGAGCATACCGCCCGTGAGTCCCGCGATCCCGATCGTCCCGCGTTCGAGCCTGAGCTCCTTGAGCCTGCCCGCCGCGCTCGCCCCACCAGTACCCCGGGCTGCGGCGCGGATGTCGGTGAACCAGTTCGAGGAGGGCCAGACCCCGCCGCGTGAATGCCAGGCGGTCACCTCGCCATCGAGGGGGAAGACGATGGTGGTCTCATCCGAGTTCTCGCCGAGCTGGGTCAGGTAGCGCGGGTCGGCCTGGCCGCGATCGTGGTTGCTCGTCCACGGCAAGCACACGATGGCGTCGATCCCGTCTCGCGCCATCAGCTCGCGGGCCTTGCGCCAGCGGCGATCACGCTCGGCGAGCGAAAAAACGGCGTTGCTCCAGTCCGGAGACCACGCTTCGCCGATCATCCTTCCACCAGGTGCCGC from Chloroflexota bacterium carries:
- a CDS encoding M24 family metallopeptidase, with translation MAEKWSRAWSNVVFSTRERDRRWAKVRSLMRRDGVDVLAVLPCSNSHNRGAADALYLTQLGEAADETVVLFPLENEPTAWLSRGGVWPSSNWFTDIRAATRGTGGRVIIDRLREIGFERGTIGIPGLTGGVLAHCREGEGEVNWQSVEMIKRAFPNAAVVSATELLGEARFQKSAEEIDFLRKGTLLGEKILQTILDYAHVGVPERRVFAQMWATNAREGGSVTPMFGWTCGPFPNVYHRVEQPSFRSFQPGDFLSVEIDGRWGGYISQIDPCFYFGKAPRELEDVHRAIFDTFNNALSILRAGMTVADVFSRANQTALDGRLQTTLSMHGRGTGDDGPLALGLRDTHLLGVELKENSVMMLRASGSLDGVSYGRWADTVVIRRNAAERLGTRPQILYEVEG
- a CDS encoding M24 family metallopeptidase, giving the protein MIGEAWSPDWSNAVFSLAERDRRWRKARELMARDGIDAIVCLPWTSNHDRGQADPRYLTQLGENSDETTIVFPLDGEVTAWHSRGGVWPSSNWFTDIRAAARGTGGASAAGRLKELRLERGTIGIAGLTGGMLSHCRITEGEQNWQSVEIIKRELPNAKVVSATDLLGEARYQKSEAEIDFLRRGTAIADKVLGAIVEHARPGVAERAVWAEMLATYGEAGGSFEPMFGWISGPQGNVYHRIEQPTFRVFRPGDQLTVEIDGRWGGYIAQIDQTFALGRAAQDLRDGMKLAYESFNRVFAALKPGVTVGELLEIGTVEGMGGRGVARLTMHGRGTGDDGPLVTGRLTPELRAIEMKENCVMVIKPSATVDGKGYGGNWGETVAIRSWGAERLGAHPQYLYELA